The Rickettsiales bacterium genome includes a region encoding these proteins:
- a CDS encoding Smr/MutS family protein, giving the protein MNRRDLDKEERELWKQIVSNTKPLGKIKKKIFTHIPDKKNPPCNKIHASSIIVKDDNIFNSNMYELVNLVSNKQQIKNVKKLNDYSGIDKNTLQRFRKGNMIIDARIDLHGLTGELAYNRLSLFINEQIEKRSRFLLIITGKGKGILSGVMPDWLENIDLGDNILAIDKAQPKHGGHGAYYILLRRQRKY; this is encoded by the coding sequence ATGAATAGAAGAGATTTGGATAAGGAAGAGCGGGAATTATGGAAACAAATTGTAAGTAACACTAAGCCGCTTGGCAAAATTAAGAAAAAGATATTCACCCATATTCCTGATAAGAAAAATCCGCCTTGTAATAAAATTCATGCTAGTAGTATAATTGTTAAAGATGATAATATTTTTAACTCAAATATGTATGAATTGGTTAATTTAGTTAGTAATAAACAACAAATAAAAAATGTAAAAAAACTAAATGATTATAGTGGGATAGATAAAAATACTCTACAGCGTTTTCGTAAAGGCAATATGATAATTGACGCTAGAATAGATTTACATGGTTTAACTGGAGAGTTAGCTTATAATAGATTATCTCTTTTTATAAATGAGCAAATTGAAAAAAGAAGTCGTTTTTTATTAATAATAACCGGTAAAGGAAAAGGCATATTAAGTGGAGTGATGCCAGATTGGTTGGAAAATATAGATTTGGGTGATAATATACTGGCTATCGATAAGGCGCAGCCTAAACATGGTGGACATGGCGCTTATTATATATTGCTGAGAAGGCAAAGAAAATACTGA
- a CDS encoding cytochrome c family protein, translating to MSGGNLEFNKIAASVLLAGIIAMVSGIVSEGLYAGSGHEAGHDGKEKRGYVVAGAESAGDSSSGVAKKEEKPVDIAQFMAKADIEAGKKLVKKCTSCHSFDKGGKNGVGPNQWGLMGSHFAHKEDYNYSAALEGLKDRKWTEQAVSDFLTNPKKYIPGNKMSFAGIKKPQDRANLIAYLNTLK from the coding sequence ATGTCTGGTGGTAATTTAGAGTTTAATAAGATTGCGGCGTCTGTATTACTCGCTGGGATTATAGCCATGGTTTCTGGTATAGTAAGTGAGGGTCTGTACGCTGGTAGTGGTCATGAAGCTGGTCATGACGGCAAAGAAAAGCGTGGATATGTGGTAGCTGGTGCGGAATCAGCGGGTGATAGTAGCTCTGGAGTCGCTAAGAAAGAAGAAAAGCCGGTTGATATAGCTCAGTTTATGGCAAAAGCTGACATTGAGGCTGGTAAGAAGCTAGTTAAGAAATGTACGTCCTGTCACAGTTTTGACAAAGGTGGTAAAAATGGTGTTGGTCCTAATCAATGGGGATTGATGGGTAGTCATTTTGCTCATAAGGAAGACTATAACTATTCAGCGGCTCTAGAAGGTCTAAAGGATAGAAAATGGACAGAGCAGGCTGTGTCAGATTTCTTAACTAACCCTAAAAAATATATTCCTGGTAATAAAATGTCCTTCGCTGGTATAAAAAAGCCTCAGGATAGGGCGAATTTAATAGCATATTTGAACACTTTGAAGTAA
- a CDS encoding response regulator — translation MDYEKSHILVIDDDDRLRLLLSKYLTDQGFMVTSAASAYEARKKMVAFTFDILVLDIMMPEETGSEFIMSLDKERPPVLMLSAMSEAEDRINGLEMGAEDYLTKPFEPKELVLRIRAILRRTLSNQEKTQMAIFGNFSFDLTNLRLTKDDEIVYLTSNESLMLKALAEQAGNPVSRDELSGINTGSGGERSIDVQMSRLRKKIEENDSKPLYLQTVRGAGYVLYAQLRSNI, via the coding sequence ATGGATTATGAGAAATCACATATATTAGTAATAGATGATGATGATCGTTTGCGTTTATTGCTTAGTAAATATCTGACAGACCAAGGATTTATGGTAACATCAGCAGCAAGCGCATATGAGGCTCGTAAAAAAATGGTCGCTTTTACTTTTGATATTTTAGTACTTGATATAATGATGCCTGAGGAAACTGGATCTGAGTTTATAATGTCATTGGATAAGGAACGACCGCCAGTTTTAATGCTTTCCGCCATGTCAGAAGCTGAGGATCGTATCAATGGCTTAGAGATGGGAGCGGAGGATTATTTAACCAAACCTTTTGAGCCTAAAGAGCTAGTGCTTAGGATACGAGCGATTTTACGCCGTACTTTAAGCAATCAGGAAAAAACGCAAATGGCGATATTTGGAAATTTCTCTTTTGATCTCACTAATTTACGACTTACAAAAGATGATGAGATTGTTTACCTTACCTCTAACGAGTCATTAATGCTTAAGGCGCTGGCTGAGCAGGCGGGAAATCCGGTGTCACGTGATGAGCTTTCTGGGATTAATACCGGTAGTGGTGGTGAGCGTAGTATAGATGTCCAAATGTCAAGATTGCGCAAAAAAATAGAGGAAAATGATAGTAAGCCGCTATATTTACAAACAGTACGAGGAGCTGGGTATGTTTTGTACGCGCAGCTTAGAAGTAATATTTGA
- a CDS encoding AmpG family muropeptide MFS transporter, with product MPLSLKSYITSFGIYLKPKLLVILVLGFVSGLPLALSGSTLSIWLTETEIDLSTIGLFAIAGTPYTLKFLWSPLIDGIKIPILHQLLGRRRSWLILTQLLLITILITIGMCNPTEQLFTIAILALLMALSSATQDIVIDAYRIEILDQKEQGAGAAMIVLGYRLGMIISGAGALYLAKYYGWEMTYLIMALLIPISWFALLVGGEPKIVNEEENNQPKKESWFTEHVIQPFVDFTQRKAWLVILSFILLYKLGDAFMGVMTGPFLIKIGFDKEQLATIAKLYGVIATIVGSFIGGALINRIGIMRSLWICGILQAITNLIFVAQAKVGADELFLTFSISMENISGGMGTAAFVAFMSSLVNLHFTATQYALLSSFSAFGRTWLSSPSGRVVETIGWQWFFIFSTILCLPGLITLYLLGKKKILR from the coding sequence ATGCCCTTGTCGCTTAAATCATATATAACATCGTTTGGAATATACCTAAAGCCAAAGCTTTTAGTAATACTTGTTCTTGGCTTTGTAAGTGGATTACCACTAGCTCTTAGTGGCTCAACTCTTTCCATCTGGCTTACCGAAACTGAAATAGATCTATCAACTATCGGACTGTTCGCCATAGCCGGAACTCCGTACACACTGAAATTTTTATGGTCACCACTAATTGATGGAATAAAAATACCAATACTCCACCAATTGCTAGGCAGAAGACGTAGTTGGCTTATCCTAACCCAATTATTACTAATAACAATATTAATTACTATCGGTATGTGTAATCCCACAGAGCAACTATTCACTATAGCTATTCTCGCTCTGCTTATGGCTCTATCCTCAGCCACCCAAGACATTGTAATTGACGCTTACCGTATAGAGATACTAGACCAGAAAGAGCAAGGGGCAGGGGCAGCGATGATTGTTCTTGGCTATCGACTTGGAATGATAATATCAGGAGCCGGAGCTCTTTACCTAGCGAAATATTACGGCTGGGAAATGACTTACCTGATAATGGCTCTGCTTATACCAATATCATGGTTTGCCTTACTAGTGGGCGGTGAGCCAAAAATCGTAAACGAGGAAGAAAATAATCAGCCTAAAAAAGAAAGCTGGTTTACAGAGCATGTCATACAACCATTTGTTGATTTCACACAACGCAAAGCATGGCTAGTCATCTTATCATTCATATTACTATACAAGCTTGGCGATGCTTTTATGGGAGTAATGACAGGACCATTTTTAATAAAAATCGGTTTTGATAAAGAGCAACTAGCGACTATAGCCAAACTCTATGGCGTTATCGCTACCATCGTAGGCAGCTTTATCGGTGGCGCGCTAATAAACCGTATCGGTATAATGAGATCTCTGTGGATATGTGGAATATTACAAGCTATAACCAACCTGATATTCGTAGCGCAGGCGAAGGTGGGGGCTGACGAACTCTTCCTCACTTTCTCAATATCAATGGAGAATATAAGCGGCGGAATGGGAACAGCCGCTTTTGTCGCCTTTATGAGTAGTCTCGTAAATCTACATTTTACCGCCACCCAATACGCGCTACTTAGCTCATTTTCCGCTTTTGGACGCACTTGGCTATCCAGCCCATCAGGAAGAGTAGTTGAAACAATTGGCTGGCAATGGTTTTTTATCTTCTCAACGATTCTTTGCTTACCCGGACTTATAACTCTCTATCTTCTCGGCAAAAAGAAGATATTGCGATAG
- a CDS encoding NfeD family protein: MDFDINYIMVLWFAIGVFLVAAELTFTGINFIFPGLAAITVGLLLNFSLIPNEDYTLQLVVFSVATIGWVFALWKPIKNLDLRGKNKTYDNIVGKTALVAKNGLNKEKGGEIVWSGAIIEAELVRSSDGDNLKEGDSVIIKEIQGNKFIVTSK; the protein is encoded by the coding sequence ATGGATTTTGATATAAATTATATTATGGTTCTTTGGTTCGCTATAGGTGTTTTTTTGGTTGCCGCCGAGCTTACATTTACTGGCATAAACTTTATTTTCCCGGGTCTTGCGGCAATTACGGTTGGTTTGCTTCTTAATTTTTCTCTAATTCCTAATGAAGACTATACTCTGCAACTGGTAGTTTTTTCAGTCGCTACCATAGGTTGGGTTTTTGCTCTTTGGAAGCCTATAAAAAATCTTGATTTAAGAGGTAAGAATAAAACATATGATAATATAGTAGGTAAAACCGCTCTGGTGGCGAAGAATGGCTTGAATAAGGAAAAAGGTGGCGAGATCGTTTGGTCGGGTGCCATTATAGAAGCTGAACTTGTACGTTCTTCTGATGGTGATAATCTTAAGGAAGGTGATTCCGTTATTATTAAGGAGATACAAGGTAATAAATTTATCGTTACCTCAAAATAA
- a CDS encoding stomatin-like protein produces the protein MGTIIAIGVIAIIVLFNVVKAVPQQQAWIVENLGKFNRKLEPGLNFIIPFVQRIAYKHSLKEMAVDVPEQAGITSDNVTLNLDGVLYIRIVDPVEASYGVANPIQAVQLLAQTTMRSEIGKLSLDKTFEERESLNANIVTAINQAAQSWGVQCMRYEIKNITPPNSVLKAMELQMAADRQKRATILESEGYRQSQINRAEGEKQEVVLESEAAMIDQVNRAKGEAEAILAVAEATAKGIDLIAQSIVKTGGSEAVSLKVAEQYVKAFGNLAKEGTTVLLPANAGDAGSMVAQALAVFNSIKDKSSSGASTKGPWGGNNNG, from the coding sequence ATGGGAACTATAATCGCGATTGGTGTTATTGCTATAATCGTTTTATTCAATGTTGTAAAAGCGGTTCCTCAGCAGCAGGCATGGATTGTTGAGAATCTTGGTAAATTCAACCGTAAATTAGAACCTGGTCTTAATTTTATTATCCCTTTCGTACAAAGGATAGCTTATAAGCATTCGCTTAAAGAGATGGCAGTTGATGTTCCTGAGCAGGCGGGTATTACCAGTGATAATGTGACTCTTAATCTTGATGGGGTGCTTTATATAAGGATTGTAGATCCGGTTGAGGCTTCTTATGGTGTGGCGAATCCGATACAGGCGGTACAGCTACTTGCGCAGACAACAATGCGCTCAGAAATTGGTAAATTATCGCTGGATAAGACATTTGAGGAACGCGAGAGTCTTAACGCTAACATCGTAACCGCTATTAATCAGGCGGCACAAAGCTGGGGTGTTCAGTGTATGCGCTATGAGATTAAAAATATTACTCCTCCGAATTCAGTGCTTAAGGCTATGGAACTGCAAATGGCAGCGGATAGGCAGAAAAGAGCGACTATTTTAGAATCAGAAGGTTATAGGCAGTCACAAATTAACCGTGCTGAAGGGGAAAAGCAGGAGGTTGTTCTTGAGTCAGAGGCGGCGATGATAGATCAGGTTAATAGAGCTAAGGGTGAGGCAGAAGCTATTTTAGCGGTTGCGGAGGCTACGGCTAAGGGAATTGACCTTATCGCCCAGTCTATTGTTAAAACCGGTGGTAGTGAGGCGGTATCTCTGAAAGTGGCGGAACAATACGTGAAGGCTTTTGGCAATCTCGCTAAAGAGGGTACTACCGTATTACTTCCGGCTAATGCTGGTGACGCTGGCTCTATGGTAGCACAAGCACTTGCTGTATTTAACTCTATAAAAGATAAATCTTCATCTGGAGCTAGTACAAAAGGTCCATGGGGTGGGAATAATAATGGCTAA
- a CDS encoding extracellular solute-binding protein, with protein sequence MAKARDGLRIFGFGLFASCFLLSNSAISAPSYCISLYDECKYKEGFTHFEYVNPAAPKRGEVRLVETGTFDNLNPFLLKGVKAPAIDIIFDTLMVASKDEPQTMYGLIAQTVDVADDNSYAEFVLNNKARFRDGSQIVADDVVFSFNSLVEKGSPVYKIMFAGVKEVKKIADDKVRFVFSDTQNKELPVLVASLPILSKKYYQKVDFEKTTLDSPLGSGAYKVKNVEQGKSITYERVEDYWAKDLPVNKGQYNFDIIRYDMYRDENVSLEALKAGAYDFRREYIARNWATAYDAPAIKDGRIIKKEIPDNTPQGMQAFVFNTRHDKFSDRRVREAIGLSLDYEWVNKTIFYGAYVRNKSFFENTEFESQGVPKEKELELLEPFKNKLPPDLFTKPFANPATDGSGNARKNLVKAKELLEQAGWTVKDGKRVNSKGELLTIEVMLRQPTMERVIAPMKKNLERLGIDTKIRMVDDAQYQKRLDESDFDIVSIWINRGIFFPGNEQVSLWHSTQADIKGSNNLAGLKNKVVDSLLDNLISAKDKESFVAYGRALDRVLLWEHVVIPHWHSNSYRVAYWDKFAMPKITPKYDMGFFTWWIKEEK encoded by the coding sequence ATGGCTAAAGCTAGGGATGGTTTAAGAATTTTTGGCTTTGGTTTATTTGCTTCCTGTTTTTTATTATCTAATTCAGCTATATCGGCTCCTTCTTACTGTATCTCGCTTTATGATGAATGTAAATATAAGGAGGGTTTTACTCATTTTGAGTATGTAAATCCCGCCGCTCCTAAGAGGGGTGAGGTAAGGTTGGTTGAGACGGGTACTTTTGATAATCTTAATCCTTTTTTGCTTAAAGGAGTAAAAGCTCCGGCGATTGATATAATTTTTGATACTCTTATGGTAGCGTCTAAAGATGAGCCACAGACTATGTATGGTTTGATCGCGCAAACAGTTGATGTTGCTGATGATAATTCTTACGCTGAGTTCGTACTTAATAACAAGGCACGATTTCGTGATGGTAGTCAGATAGTAGCGGATGACGTAGTTTTTTCCTTTAATAGCTTAGTGGAAAAAGGCAGTCCGGTTTATAAAATAATGTTTGCCGGTGTGAAAGAGGTAAAAAAAATAGCTGATGACAAAGTTAGGTTTGTTTTCAGTGATACACAAAATAAAGAACTTCCGGTTTTAGTCGCATCTCTTCCGATTCTTTCCAAGAAATATTATCAAAAGGTAGATTTTGAGAAGACTACGCTTGACTCACCGCTTGGTAGTGGAGCTTATAAAGTTAAAAATGTGGAGCAGGGCAAAAGTATAACTTATGAGCGGGTTGAAGATTATTGGGCAAAGGATTTGCCGGTAAATAAAGGGCAGTATAATTTTGATATAATCCGTTATGATATGTATCGTGATGAGAATGTGTCACTGGAAGCGTTAAAGGCTGGCGCGTATGATTTTCGTAGAGAATATATAGCGCGTAACTGGGCGACCGCTTATGATGCTCCGGCGATAAAAGATGGTAGGATAATAAAAAAAGAAATTCCTGATAATACGCCGCAAGGTATGCAGGCTTTTGTTTTTAATACTCGTCATGATAAATTTTCTGATAGAAGAGTGCGTGAGGCTATAGGTCTTTCCTTAGATTATGAATGGGTAAATAAGACTATTTTTTACGGAGCTTATGTTCGTAATAAAAGTTTTTTTGAAAATACTGAGTTTGAGTCACAAGGTGTTCCAAAAGAAAAAGAGTTAGAATTACTTGAGCCGTTTAAGAATAAATTGCCGCCAGATTTATTTACCAAGCCTTTTGCTAATCCGGCAACTGATGGTTCAGGGAACGCCAGAAAGAATTTGGTTAAAGCTAAAGAACTTTTGGAACAAGCTGGTTGGACAGTAAAGGATGGTAAAAGAGTAAATAGCAAGGGGGAGCTGCTTACTATTGAGGTAATGCTTCGCCAGCCGACTATGGAGCGGGTGATTGCCCCGATGAAGAAAAATCTGGAACGTCTTGGTATAGATACTAAGATTCGGATGGTGGATGACGCGCAATATCAGAAGAGACTGGATGAAAGTGATTTTGATATAGTTTCTATCTGGATTAATCGTGGAATATTTTTCCCTGGCAATGAGCAGGTCTCTTTGTGGCACTCGACGCAAGCTGATATTAAAGGTAGTAATAATCTTGCTGGTCTTAAGAATAAGGTAGTTGATAGTTTGCTAGATAATCTTATCTCAGCAAAGGATAAGGAGTCTTTTGTCGCTTATGGACGGGCTTTAGATAGGGTATTATTGTGGGAACATGTGGTGATTCCGCACTGGCATTCTAATTCTTATCGGGTGGCTTACTGGGATAAATTCGCTATGCCAAAGATAACTCCGAAATATGATATGGGGTTTTTTACATGGTGGATTAAGGAAGAAAAATAA
- a CDS encoding adenosine kinase, which produces MSNNQNTNNKFDVLGIGNAIVDVLSFTDDKFLEENNLTKGSMTLVDEQRAREIYRNLGQTTECSGGSVANSLAGLASLGAKTAFIGKVKNDQLGAIFTHDLHAIGVYFESTPATDGAATAHCMICVTPDAQRTMMTYLGACSLVSELDNDEALIANSKILYIEGYLWDTEDAKSAIRSSITLAKQYNKKVAFTLSDTFCVQRHRDEFLGLVNNDIDILFANEDEIKALYETDDFDNAVMKIKGKIEIAAITRSEKGSIVVTEDTIETAPAEKIHNVVDTTGAGDLYASGFLFGVSRGWDLLNCAELGNKCAGRIITQLGARSQKPLDALVA; this is translated from the coding sequence ATGAGCAATAATCAAAACACTAACAACAAATTTGACGTACTAGGAATTGGTAACGCTATCGTTGATGTATTAAGTTTTACCGACGATAAATTTCTTGAGGAAAATAATCTTACCAAAGGCAGTATGACTCTAGTTGATGAACAACGTGCTAGGGAAATTTATAGAAATCTCGGTCAAACCACCGAATGTTCCGGTGGCTCGGTCGCCAACTCACTAGCCGGACTTGCCTCACTTGGCGCGAAAACCGCTTTTATCGGCAAAGTAAAAAATGACCAGCTTGGCGCGATATTCACCCATGATTTACACGCTATTGGTGTTTATTTTGAAAGCACTCCGGCAACTGACGGCGCGGCGACCGCTCACTGTATGATCTGCGTAACACCAGACGCACAGCGTACTATGATGACTTATCTTGGCGCTTGTAGCTTGGTATCAGAACTTGATAATGATGAGGCGCTTATAGCGAACTCTAAAATTCTTTATATAGAGGGTTATCTATGGGATACAGAGGACGCGAAATCCGCTATCCGCTCGTCCATAACTCTTGCTAAGCAATATAATAAAAAAGTAGCTTTCACCTTATCTGATACTTTCTGTGTACAACGTCATCGGGATGAGTTTTTGGGACTTGTAAATAATGATATAGATATTTTATTTGCCAATGAGGATGAAATAAAAGCTCTCTACGAAACTGATGACTTTGATAACGCCGTAATGAAAATAAAAGGCAAAATAGAAATAGCCGCTATAACTCGCAGCGAAAAGGGCAGTATCGTAGTAACCGAAGATACCATAGAGACCGCTCCTGCCGAAAAAATACATAATGTTGTTGATACAACCGGAGCTGGAGATTTATATGCTAGTGGATTCTTGTTTGGTGTCTCCAGAGGTTGGGATTTGCTCAACTGCGCCGAACTAGGCAATAAATGCGCCGGTAGAATTATAACTCAGCTCGGCGCGAGAAGCCAAAAGCCGCTCGATGCCCTTGTCGCTTAA
- a CDS encoding 3-deoxy-manno-octulosonate cytidylyltransferase — MNPIIIIPARMASTRLPNKPLALIGNLPMIVHVAKRASQANIGRVVIACDGDKIAEVVRNSGFEAIITDKDLPSGSDRIHQALINIDPEAKHEIIINVQGDMPCIDPNIINNVFEVLKNPDTDIATLAAIITDESEKTDPAVVKIAMSKNGRCLYFSRAAIPHGQGELYHHIGIYAYRRKALEKFVLLPPSPLERSEKLEQLRALEAGMNIYASIVDTVPLGVDTVEGLEKARKFYEQ, encoded by the coding sequence ATGAATCCAATAATAATAATACCAGCCAGAATGGCATCGACTCGTCTGCCAAATAAACCATTAGCGCTAATTGGTAATCTACCAATGATAGTGCATGTAGCAAAGCGCGCGAGTCAGGCAAATATAGGTAGAGTAGTAATCGCTTGTGATGGAGATAAAATAGCGGAAGTAGTAAGAAATTCTGGTTTTGAAGCTATAATAACCGATAAAGACCTACCTTCTGGTTCAGACAGAATACATCAAGCACTTATTAATATAGACCCAGAAGCGAAGCATGAAATAATAATCAATGTTCAGGGCGACATGCCTTGTATTGACCCAAACATAATAAACAATGTTTTTGAAGTGCTAAAAAACCCAGATACTGATATAGCGACCCTCGCCGCTATAATAACTGATGAGAGCGAAAAAACCGACCCAGCTGTGGTAAAAATCGCTATGAGTAAAAATGGGCGTTGCCTGTACTTCTCACGCGCTGCCATACCACATGGGCAAGGAGAGCTTTATCACCATATCGGAATTTACGCTTATCGTAGAAAAGCTCTGGAAAAATTTGTCTTGCTACCACCAAGCCCGCTAGAAAGGAGTGAGAAATTAGAACAATTAAGAGCCCTAGAAGCCGGAATGAACATATACGCCTCAATTGTTGACACCGTACCTCTAGGAGTAGATACTGTCGAAGGATTAGAAAAAGCGAGGAAATTTTATGAGCAATAA
- a CDS encoding CCA tRNA nucleotidyltransferase, which produces MKIKNYWLLMPQTAKLIEAFSDKSNSFRFVGGCVRDCIIGKKVTDIDVATSLLPDEVIKLLGESEIKVIPTGIKHGTVTAVIDDKHFEITTLRKDVSCDGRHAEVEFSDSWQEDAKRRDFTINALYLSVDGDLFDYFDGAGDLQKGQIKFIGDARARIVEDYLRILRFFRFYTYYGSNKVDAEALKACAEYAEKIDSVSGERIRDEMIKILSSDKVFRTLELMQGSGVLYKVLGFNVRIEDNIERVNSDFRLRVALLIMSADVGLEKAFGILSRRWRLSNSTSQEIFTLITHVYDIKPDVDTAEQRKLIRKFSKEIFFLLVRLRKALDKDAYAKRYDDMIDFVRSWQIPVFPVGGDDLKELGMVEGKEIGIILNNLEKMWEDSDYQLTKEELIEGLGNRGS; this is translated from the coding sequence ATGAAAATTAAGAACTATTGGTTGTTAATGCCGCAGACTGCTAAGCTAATAGAGGCGTTTTCTGATAAGTCAAATTCATTTAGATTTGTTGGAGGCTGTGTTCGTGATTGTATCATAGGAAAGAAGGTTACGGATATTGACGTCGCGACGAGTTTGCTTCCTGATGAGGTTATAAAGCTATTGGGAGAATCAGAAATAAAAGTAATTCCTACAGGAATTAAGCATGGGACGGTGACAGCGGTAATAGATGATAAGCATTTTGAGATTACCACTTTGCGAAAAGATGTGTCTTGTGATGGTCGTCATGCTGAGGTTGAGTTTTCGGATAGTTGGCAGGAAGACGCGAAGCGGCGTGATTTTACCATAAATGCTCTTTATCTGTCGGTTGATGGGGATTTATTTGATTATTTTGACGGCGCTGGTGATTTACAAAAAGGACAGATAAAATTCATAGGAGACGCGCGCGCGCGTATTGTTGAGGATTATCTTAGGATATTAAGGTTTTTCCGTTTTTATACTTATTATGGAAGTAATAAGGTGGATGCAGAAGCACTAAAAGCCTGTGCTGAATATGCTGAAAAGATTGATAGTGTTTCCGGTGAAAGAATAAGGGATGAAATGATAAAGATACTTTCCTCTGATAAGGTTTTTCGGACGCTTGAACTGATGCAGGGCAGCGGTGTGTTGTATAAGGTTTTAGGGTTTAATGTACGGATAGAGGATAATATTGAAAGAGTAAATTCTGACTTTCGGTTGAGGGTTGCTTTGTTAATAATGTCAGCAGACGTTGGGTTGGAAAAAGCATTCGGGATTTTATCACGACGTTGGCGATTATCGAATTCTACGAGTCAGGAGATTTTTACTCTTATTACTCACGTCTATGATATAAAACCAGACGTTGACACAGCAGAACAGAGGAAGCTTATAAGAAAATTCTCAAAAGAAATATTTTTCCTGCTGGTACGTTTAAGAAAGGCACTTGATAAGGATGCTTACGCCAAAAGATATGACGATATGATTGATTTTGTCAGAAGCTGGCAGATACCGGTATTTCCGGTTGGAGGCGATGATTTGAAAGAACTTGGTATGGTAGAAGGTAAAGAAATAGGCATAATATTGAATAATCTAGAAAAAATGTGGGAAGATAGTGATTATCAACTCACGAAGGAAGAGCTTATTGAGGGGTTAGGAAATAGAGGTTCGTGA
- a CDS encoding ATP-binding protein has translation MSKAYIPKNLFTRALLILVLPTLFIQIITAYIFFNRHWDNVARHMSNYLAGEIAFLVNRLDADVVSNRQLLIKEFRKTTGINAFFEPKESFVSQEASDDFIKFQNLLASKIDNKFTVKRINDADDIEIHILFTDESLKLVTSIKRLESRTTTIFIAWTMGASLLFLLVAILFLRNQIKPITRLALAADNFGRGLDTPNFRPHGAMEVRKAARAFIVMRERIRRQLKTRTDMLSGISHDLRTPLTRMKLQLAMLPKEVVNRSDMREVIFELNDDVQQMQHMIQEYLDFVSYEGKEEVLSLDLGQFLEDIINDYRRMKQEVNFENRSENVINIELRISPCRRMLHNLIDNALRYGKSCKVGLRKSGSYAEITVDDEGSGIPKEKRDEVFRPFKRLEPSRNSKTGGVGLGLTIARDIVLTHGGSIELLDSPLGGLRVLIRLPL, from the coding sequence ATGAGCAAGGCTTATATACCTAAAAATTTATTTACTAGAGCTTTGCTTATACTGGTACTACCTACTTTATTTATTCAGATAATTACCGCTTATATATTTTTTAATCGGCACTGGGATAATGTCGCGCGTCATATGTCAAACTATCTAGCTGGGGAGATCGCTTTTTTGGTGAATAGGCTGGATGCGGATGTCGTTTCTAATAGACAGCTATTAATCAAAGAATTTAGGAAAACAACCGGTATTAACGCTTTCTTTGAGCCTAAGGAAAGTTTTGTTAGTCAGGAGGCTTCGGATGATTTTATAAAATTTCAGAATTTGCTCGCCTCAAAAATTGATAATAAATTCACCGTAAAAAGGATTAATGACGCTGATGATATTGAGATACATATCTTATTTACCGATGAATCATTAAAATTAGTAACTAGTATCAAGCGTTTAGAAAGCCGTACAACTACTATATTCATCGCTTGGACAATGGGAGCTTCCTTACTATTTTTATTAGTTGCCATTTTATTTTTAAGGAATCAGATAAAGCCAATAACTAGACTAGCGCTTGCCGCTGATAATTTTGGTAGAGGGCTTGATACTCCTAATTTCCGTCCACATGGGGCTATGGAAGTGCGTAAAGCGGCAAGGGCTTTTATTGTCATGCGGGAACGGATAAGAAGGCAGCTAAAAACGAGGACTGATATGCTTTCGGGAATTTCGCATGACCTTAGAACACCGCTTACACGTATGAAGCTTCAACTTGCCATGTTGCCGAAAGAGGTAGTAAACCGCTCCGATATGCGGGAGGTTATTTTTGAGCTAAATGATGACGTACAACAAATGCAGCATATGATACAGGAATATTTAGATTTTGTGAGTTATGAAGGTAAAGAGGAGGTGTTAAGCCTAGATTTAGGGCAGTTCTTAGAAGATATTATAAATGATTATAGACGTATGAAGCAGGAAGTGAATTTTGAGAATAGGTCGGAGAATGTAATCAATATAGAATTGCGAATAAGCCCATGCCGTCGTATGTTGCATAATCTAATTGATAACGCGTTACGTTATGGAAAAAGTTGTAAAGTAGGGTTACGTAAATCTGGTAGTTACGCTGAAATAACCGTAGATGATGAAGGTAGTGGTATACCTAAAGAAAAAAGGGATGAGGTATTCAGACCATTTAAGCGGCTTGAACCTTCACGTAATAGTAAGACAGGTGGTGTGGGGCTTGGTCTTACCATCGCTCGTGACATAGTTCTTACTCATGGTGGGAGTATAGAATTGCTTGACTCACCGCTTGGTGGGCTTAGAGTATTAATTCGTTTGCCGTTGTAG